The Chryseobacterium geocarposphaerae genome has a window encoding:
- a CDS encoding citrate synthase — protein MSDNKVILNYDGNSYEYPIVDSTIGDRGIDISKLRDQTGLITLDLGYKNTGATISDITYLDGDKGELFYRGYPIEQVAEKSNFTEVMYLLLHGELPTQNQFSAFENNIKKYNFVAEEMKKIIDAFPRSAHPMGVLSSLTSALTAFNPKAVNVNSKEEMDHAAELMIAKFSHLCAWTYRKTLGLPINHGDNSLNYVENFYKMAFRMPNQEFEIDPVVVGALDKLLILHADHEQNCSTSTVRMVGSAHTGLFASISAGVSALWGPLHGGANQAVIEMLELIEKDGGDVNKWVAKAKDKNDSFRLMGFGHRVYKNFDPRAKIIKKAADDILNALGIQDKALDIAMQLEKVALEDEYFVERKLYPNVDFYSGIIYRALGIPTEMFTVMFALGRLPGWISQWKEMRLKGDPIGRPRQVYQGAQQRNYIDIANR, from the coding sequence ATGTCAGACAACAAAGTAATATTGAATTACGACGGTAATTCATATGAATATCCAATCGTAGATAGTACGATCGGAGACAGAGGAATAGATATTTCAAAATTAAGAGACCAGACGGGTCTTATCACTTTAGACTTAGGGTACAAAAATACAGGAGCAACAATTAGTGATATCACTTACCTTGACGGAGATAAAGGTGAATTGTTCTACAGAGGATATCCTATTGAGCAGGTTGCTGAGAAGTCAAACTTCACGGAAGTAATGTATTTGTTATTACATGGTGAATTACCAACTCAGAACCAATTCAGCGCATTCGAAAACAATATCAAAAAATATAACTTCGTAGCAGAGGAGATGAAAAAAATCATCGATGCTTTCCCTCGTTCTGCTCACCCTATGGGAGTTTTATCTTCTTTAACGTCTGCTTTGACGGCTTTCAATCCTAAAGCTGTGAATGTGAATTCAAAAGAAGAAATGGATCATGCTGCGGAATTAATGATTGCTAAATTCTCTCACCTTTGTGCTTGGACTTACAGAAAAACTTTAGGCCTTCCAATTAACCACGGAGATAACAGCTTAAACTACGTAGAAAACTTCTACAAAATGGCATTCAGAATGCCAAACCAGGAATTCGAAATCGATCCGGTAGTAGTGGGAGCTTTAGATAAATTATTGATCCTTCACGCAGATCACGAACAAAACTGTTCTACATCTACGGTAAGAATGGTAGGCTCTGCTCATACAGGTCTTTTCGCTTCTATTTCTGCAGGGGTTTCTGCACTTTGGGGACCACTTCACGGTGGAGCAAACCAAGCGGTTATCGAAATGCTTGAATTGATCGAAAAAGATGGCGGAGATGTTAACAAGTGGGTAGCGAAGGCTAAAGATAAAAATGACAGCTTCCGTTTGATGGGATTCGGACACAGAGTATACAAGAACTTCGACCCAAGAGCAAAAATTATCAAGAAAGCTGCTGATGATATCCTTAATGCATTAGGAATCCAGGATAAAGCTCTTGATATTGCGATGCAGTTAGAAAAAGTAGCGCTGGAAGATGAGTACTTTGTAGAAAGAAAGCTATATCCAAACGTAGATTTCTATTCTGGAATTATTTACAGAGCATTAGGAATTCCTACAGAAATGTTTACTGTAATGTTTGCATTAGGAAGACTTCCGGGATGGATTTCTCAGTGGAAAGAAATGAGATTGAAAGGAGACCCGATCGGAAGACCAAGACAGGTTTACCAAGGCGCTCAACAAAGAAACTACATCGATATTGCAAACAGATAA
- the eno gene encoding phosphopyruvate hydratase — protein MSYISYIEARQILDSRGNPTVEVDVFTESGAMGRAAVPSGASTGEHEAVELRDGGSEWMGKGVSKAVENVREVIAPELVGLPVFDQNLIDQIMIDLDGTKNKGNLGANAILGVSLAAAKAAATELRLPLYKYVGGVNANTLPVPMMNVINGGSHSDAPIAFQEFMVMPVKADSFSHALRKGTEIFHNLKSILHSRGLSTAVGDEGGFAPTFTGTEDALDTLLQAIEKAGYKPGDDVMIALDCAASEFYKDGVYDYRKFQTPDAAQFSSTEQVSYLTELVNKYPIISIEDGMQENDWDGWKMLTDKIGDRVQLVGDDLFVTNVERLSRGVKEGIANSILVKVNQIGSLSETMAAVQMAQHNKFTSVMSHRSGETEDSTIADLAVAMNCGQIKTGSASRSDRMAKYNQLLRIEEALGETAIFPGLEAFKVKR, from the coding sequence ATGAGTTACATTTCTTACATAGAAGCGAGACAAATTTTGGATTCAAGAGGTAATCCTACAGTTGAAGTAGATGTATTTACAGAAAGTGGTGCGATGGGTCGTGCCGCGGTACCTTCTGGAGCATCTACCGGAGAACATGAAGCAGTTGAATTGCGTGATGGTGGTTCAGAATGGATGGGGAAAGGTGTTTCTAAGGCTGTAGAGAATGTAAGAGAAGTAATTGCTCCTGAATTGGTAGGTCTTCCTGTTTTTGATCAGAATCTTATCGATCAGATCATGATTGACCTAGACGGAACTAAGAACAAAGGAAATCTGGGTGCAAACGCTATTTTAGGAGTTTCTTTGGCTGCTGCAAAAGCTGCTGCAACAGAACTAAGATTACCATTATACAAATACGTAGGAGGAGTAAATGCCAATACACTTCCGGTTCCGATGATGAATGTAATCAACGGAGGCTCTCATTCAGATGCTCCGATTGCTTTCCAGGAATTTATGGTAATGCCGGTAAAAGCAGATTCTTTTTCTCATGCTTTGAGAAAAGGAACTGAAATTTTCCATAATCTTAAATCTATTCTTCATTCAAGAGGTTTGTCTACTGCGGTAGGTGACGAGGGAGGATTCGCCCCTACATTTACAGGAACTGAAGATGCTTTGGATACTTTGCTTCAGGCAATTGAAAAAGCAGGCTATAAGCCGGGTGATGATGTAATGATCGCTTTAGATTGTGCGGCTTCCGAATTCTACAAAGACGGAGTTTACGATTATAGAAAATTCCAGACTCCGGATGCAGCTCAGTTTTCAAGCACTGAACAGGTTTCTTATCTGACAGAACTGGTAAATAAATATCCGATCATTTCTATCGAAGATGGTATGCAGGAAAATGACTGGGACGGATGGAAAATGTTAACAGATAAAATCGGTGACAGAGTACAGTTGGTTGGTGATGATTTATTCGTAACCAATGTAGAGAGATTATCAAGAGGAGTAAAAGAAGGGATTGCTAATTCAATCCTTGTAAAAGTAAACCAGATCGGTTCTCTTTCTGAAACGATGGCTGCAGTCCAGATGGCTCAACACAACAAATTTACATCAGTAATGTCTCACAGATCTGGTGAAACTGAAGACTCTACAATTGCTGATCTGGCAGTGGCAATGAACTGCGGACAAATCAAAACCGGTTCTGCTTCAAGATCAGATAGAATGGCAAAATATAACCAGCTATTAAGAATCGAAGAAGCTTTAGGTGAAACTGCGATTTTCCCAGGATTAGAAGCATTTAAAGTAAAAAGATAA
- the rplQ gene encoding 50S ribosomal protein L17, translating to MRHGKKFNHLGRTASHRSALLSNMACSLIEHKRINTTVAKAKALRVYVEPLLTKAKEDTTHNRRIVFSYLQNKEAVAELFRTVAPKIAERNGGYTRIIKTGFRPGDAADTALIELVDFNELYNPNAEEKKTTRRSRRSTTAKKEAVVAEAPVVEEKAAEADSTEEKTEE from the coding sequence ATGAGACACGGTAAAAAATTCAATCACTTAGGAAGAACAGCTTCTCACAGAAGTGCTTTACTTTCTAATATGGCTTGTTCTCTAATTGAGCATAAAAGAATCAACACTACTGTAGCTAAAGCGAAAGCTTTAAGAGTATATGTTGAACCTCTATTAACAAAAGCAAAAGAAGATACTACACACAACAGAAGAATTGTTTTTTCATATCTTCAAAATAAAGAAGCAGTTGCTGAATTGTTCAGAACTGTAGCTCCTAAAATCGCTGAGAGAAACGGTGGTTATACAAGAATCATCAAAACAGGATTCAGACCAGGTGATGCTGCTGATACTGCTCTTATCGAATTAGTAGACTTCAATGAGCTTTACAATCCTAATGCTGAAGAGAAAAAGACTACAAGAAGAAGCAGAAGATCTACAACAGCTAAAAAAGAAGCTGTAGTTGCTGAAGCTCCTGTAGTAGAAGAAAAAGCTGCTGAAGCTGATTCTACAGAGGAAAAGACTGAAGAATAA
- a CDS encoding DNA-directed RNA polymerase subunit alpha has protein sequence MAILQFIKPDKVILLNSDEFKGQFEFRPLEPGFGLTIGNALRRVLLSSLEGYAISSIKIEGVEHEFSTIPGVIEDVTEIILNLKQVRLKAAAENQANEQVVAKVSGQTVITAGDLGKAMSGFEVLNPDLVICNLNSDVTFEITFNIEKGRGYVPSEQNKSNNAPVGTIAIDSIFTPIKKVQYSIENYRVEQKTDYEKLVLDIETDGSISPQNALTEASKILIYHFMLFSDERITLETEAVKASIQYDEETLHTRQLLKSKLADMDLSVRALNCLKAAEVETLGELVSYSKSDLMKFRNFGKKSLTELEELVHSKGLNFGFDVAKYKLDADK, from the coding sequence ATGGCAATTTTACAATTCATAAAACCCGATAAAGTAATTTTACTTAACTCTGATGAATTTAAAGGTCAATTCGAATTCAGACCTCTAGAACCAGGTTTCGGGCTTACAATCGGTAATGCTTTGAGAAGAGTGTTGCTTTCTTCTCTCGAAGGATATGCTATTTCATCTATCAAAATAGAAGGTGTAGAGCACGAATTTTCAACTATTCCGGGAGTAATCGAAGATGTTACCGAAATTATTCTTAACCTTAAGCAGGTAAGATTAAAAGCTGCGGCAGAAAACCAAGCTAACGAGCAGGTAGTTGCTAAAGTTTCGGGGCAAACGGTGATCACTGCTGGAGATTTAGGTAAAGCGATGAGCGGATTTGAGGTGCTAAACCCAGATCTAGTTATTTGCAACCTAAATTCTGATGTTACTTTCGAAATTACTTTCAATATTGAAAAAGGTAGAGGATATGTTCCTTCAGAACAAAATAAGTCAAACAATGCACCTGTAGGTACTATTGCTATCGACTCTATTTTCACGCCAATCAAGAAAGTACAATACAGCATTGAAAATTATCGTGTAGAGCAAAAAACAGACTACGAAAAACTTGTATTAGATATAGAAACTGACGGATCTATTAGTCCTCAGAACGCTTTAACAGAAGCTTCTAAGATATTAATTTATCACTTCATGTTGTTCTCTGATGAGAGAATCACTTTGGAGACTGAAGCGGTGAAAGCATCTATCCAATATGACGAGGAAACTCTTCATACAAGACAACTACTTAAGTCTAAATTAGCAGATATGGATCTTTCCGTAAGAGCCCTTAACTGTCTGAAAGCAGCTGAAGTAGAAACTCTTGGAGAATTGGTTTCTTACAGTAAGTCTGATTTGATGAAATTCAGAAATTTTGGTAAAAAATCTTTGACAGAACTAGAAGAATTAGTGCATTCAAAAGGTCTTAACTTCGGTTTCGACGTTGCAAAATATAAGTTAGACGCTGATAAATAA